From a single Stomoxys calcitrans chromosome 4, idStoCalc2.1, whole genome shotgun sequence genomic region:
- the LOC106089885 gene encoding peptidoglycan recognition protein isoform X2: MSMPSQNEKLRLSEEKARSWLTSIDPSDLDDLESVVDSIVDSDLRDSSDTESDHLSDSDEEQYNDISQLKLSNELNGLEQIVSRLAPPSFGNVSMNNCSNVVLGNIIKLKINVKNDKDEESTCAEEREENTGVEQPVIVNRTKKPVYRPACLIIPRARWLAMEPLNDYNPIDVPVDLVIISHTATTSSTKQAENIGIIRDIQTFHIETRGWDDIGYNFLIGCDGNVYEGRGWGVEGAHTFKYNNLSIGISFIGCFIQKLPSPRALEACKNLLKLGVEEGHLTTNFKLLGHRQCMSTQSPGNTLYDEIKTWEHFQDLPQVDMEPDAK, translated from the exons ATGAGTATGCCGAGCCAAAACGAAAAATTACGTTTAAGTGAAGAAAAGGCAAGGAGTTGGCTTACATCCATAGATCCTTCCGATTTAGATGATTTGGAATCAGTTGTGGATTCAATTGTCGATTCGGATTTACGAGACTCCAGTGACACAGAATCAG ACCATCTCTCCGATTCTGACGAAGAGCAATACAATGACATATCCCAGCTAAAATTGTCCAATGAGCTCAATGGCTTGGAACAAATCGTTAGCCGTTTAGCTCCACCATCTTTTGGTAATGTTAGCATGAACAACTGTAGCAATGTTGTTTTGGGCAATATCATAAAGTTGAAAATCAATGTCAAAAATGACAAGGACGAAGAAAGTACTTGTGCCGAAGAACGAGAGGAAAACACAGGAGTGGAGCAGCCTGTTATAGTAAACCGAACCAAAAAACCAG TTTATAGGCCAGCTTGCCTTATCATACCAAGAGCTAGATGGTTAGCAATGGAACCTTTGAATGATTACAATCCCATTGATGTGCCAGTAGATTTAGTCATAATTT cCCATACAGCAACAACAAGTTCCACTAAACAGGCAGAAAATATTGGAATTATACGAGATATACAA ACCTTTCACATTGAGACTCGTGGCTGGGATGATATTGGATACAATTTTCTAATTGGGTGTGATGGAAATGTGTATGAAGGTCGCGGCTGGGGCGTTGAAGGTGCCCACACATTCAAGTACAATAATTTGTCCATAGGAATTTCGTTTATTGGATGCTTTATTCAAAAATTGCCTTCACCGCGAGCTCTGGAAGCAtgtaaaaatttgctaaaact TGGAGTGGAAGAAGGTCACTTAACTACAAATTTCAAATTATTGGGGCATCGACAATGCATGAGTACCCAAAGCCCCGGTAATACTCTATACGATGAAATAAAAACATGGGAACACTTTCAAGACTTACCACAAGTGGATATGGAACCGGATGCAAAATGA
- the LOC106089885 gene encoding peptidoglycan-recognition protein LE isoform X1 has product MSMPSQNEKLRLSEEKARSWLTSIDPSDLDDLESVVDSIVDSDLRDSSDTESGEEHALGTRSINQPTKLTTNHLSDSDEEQYNDISQLKLSNELNGLEQIVSRLAPPSFGNVSMNNCSNVVLGNIIKLKINVKNDKDEESTCAEEREENTGVEQPVIVNRTKKPVYRPACLIIPRARWLAMEPLNDYNPIDVPVDLVIISHTATTSSTKQAENIGIIRDIQTFHIETRGWDDIGYNFLIGCDGNVYEGRGWGVEGAHTFKYNNLSIGISFIGCFIQKLPSPRALEACKNLLKLGVEEGHLTTNFKLLGHRQCMSTQSPGNTLYDEIKTWEHFQDLPQVDMEPDAK; this is encoded by the exons ATGAGTATGCCGAGCCAAAACGAAAAATTACGTTTAAGTGAAGAAAAGGCAAGGAGTTGGCTTACATCCATAGATCCTTCCGATTTAGATGATTTGGAATCAGTTGTGGATTCAATTGTCGATTCGGATTTACGAGACTCCAGTGACACAGAATCAGGTGAAGAGCATGCATTGGGTACTCGGAGTATTAACCAACCAACGAAACTAACAACAA ACCATCTCTCCGATTCTGACGAAGAGCAATACAATGACATATCCCAGCTAAAATTGTCCAATGAGCTCAATGGCTTGGAACAAATCGTTAGCCGTTTAGCTCCACCATCTTTTGGTAATGTTAGCATGAACAACTGTAGCAATGTTGTTTTGGGCAATATCATAAAGTTGAAAATCAATGTCAAAAATGACAAGGACGAAGAAAGTACTTGTGCCGAAGAACGAGAGGAAAACACAGGAGTGGAGCAGCCTGTTATAGTAAACCGAACCAAAAAACCAG TTTATAGGCCAGCTTGCCTTATCATACCAAGAGCTAGATGGTTAGCAATGGAACCTTTGAATGATTACAATCCCATTGATGTGCCAGTAGATTTAGTCATAATTT cCCATACAGCAACAACAAGTTCCACTAAACAGGCAGAAAATATTGGAATTATACGAGATATACAA ACCTTTCACATTGAGACTCGTGGCTGGGATGATATTGGATACAATTTTCTAATTGGGTGTGATGGAAATGTGTATGAAGGTCGCGGCTGGGGCGTTGAAGGTGCCCACACATTCAAGTACAATAATTTGTCCATAGGAATTTCGTTTATTGGATGCTTTATTCAAAAATTGCCTTCACCGCGAGCTCTGGAAGCAtgtaaaaatttgctaaaact TGGAGTGGAAGAAGGTCACTTAACTACAAATTTCAAATTATTGGGGCATCGACAATGCATGAGTACCCAAAGCCCCGGTAATACTCTATACGATGAAATAAAAACATGGGAACACTTTCAAGACTTACCACAAGTGGATATGGAACCGGATGCAAAATGA
- the LOC106089890 gene encoding ribosomal RNA processing protein 1 homolog, with the protein MVVMAPVKKPRRDFKSENFEQEQSDNEDIMDENPSPGEEEISQEVKIIAQEVRIVKSLACNDLTKRNKQMKKLRRWLQLRAQSSFPFKQEDFVRIWKGLYYNMWYSDKPLVQEELAEQLGKLLECFDGNLEQSVNFFGAFLETMCIQWFGIDQWRIDKFLMLTRRMLRYMFKVLKANKWGQHAVEVFNKHATESVLNENTTAKGLTMHYLDIFFEELAKVSEGDISSEQVALFVRPFVAFTTTQKDFQLISHCRSRVFYHLLYQSDLGREYSEKYNAWKEMGFPTKHIDDLERCEESENEDNPEQQEEAEEGDAANGTRHLDPRAGNVDVFMPVLPLDAQTIIKDLEDFLYKTECATKRRKVLRKLLEVFKTYQNGVFPLGIKTMPRFEEKSEKPLIKDKIRQLENLENELYGVDRKLKQLTKRKRRKLLKSINYDDIDESNYEQKLEKALPKDYLVERRKKSQKAFMAAWLEEELDEEDLRPMETVNLENGIGKENNVTNERQKKPKKQKLLKQNSEEKDEPQKKQKKLEKSSDQITSNELNSSKKFKKGNSSTDILNEKPESPDKNSSTVTETLQRSSSTAEALDISKSKPKETKVLKISDANELLTPKSKPKETKVLKISDPGEELTPKTSKKLTKTITSTPLNEWDEPLAEGEIEYFLPSRKLQLKKANADLVPNPLAKNRLAANPSTPVNSKKMSLSTANTPNTPGSSKRVKIALKHNTSQNPAEYIQQIKSSPNIPFDAKKKPGKGLLKPNAMPSPINPFYKKKIGLKLLNDTI; encoded by the coding sequence ATGGTTGTAATGGCTCCGGTTAAAAAACCTAGACGAGATTTTAAATCGGAAAACTTTGAACAAGAGCAGTCGGACAATGAGGATATTATGGATGAAAACCCAAGTCCCGGAGAGGAAGAAAtatctcaagaagttaaaattaTCGCACAAGAAGTCAGGATTGTAAAGTCGCTGGCCTGTAATGACTTGACCAAGCGaaataaacaaatgaaaaagttaAGAAGATGGCTACAGTTGCGTGCTCAGTCTTCGTTTCCCTTCAAACAAGAAGATTTTGTGAGAATTTGGAAGGGTCTGTATTATAATATGTGGTATTCGGATAAACCTTTGGTGCAAGAAGAACTGGCCGAGCAGCTGGGGAAACTGTTGGAATGCTTCGATGGTAATTTGGAGCAGAGTGTAAATTTCTTTGGTGCATTCCTGGAGACTATGTGTATTCAATGGTTTGGCATAGATCAGTGGCGCATTGACAAATTCCTTATGTTGACAAGGCGCATGTTGCGCTACATGTTCAAGGTGCTAAAGGCAAATAAGTGGGGTCAGCATGCCGTAGAAGTCTTTAACAAGCATGCCACAGAATCTGTTTTGAATGAAAATACCACCGCTAAGGGTTTAACTATGCACTATCTGGATATTTTCTTTGAAGAATTGGCCAAGGTGTCGGAAGGAGATATATCTTCAGAGCAGGTGGCATTGTTCGTTAGACCTTTTGTGGCTTTTACAACAACTCAAAAAGATTTCCAGCTGATTTCGCATTGTCGCAGCAGAGTGTTTTACCATTTGTTATATCAAAGTGACTTGGGCAGAGAATATTCGGAAAAGTATAACGCTTGGAAAGAAATGGGATTTCCTACAAAGCACATTGATGACTTGGAGAGGTGTGAAGAATCAGAAAACGAGGACAATCCCGAACAGCAAGAAGAGGCGGAAGAAGGCGACGCTGCCAATGGTACAAGACATTTAGATCCACGTGCTGGTAATGTGGACGTATTTATGCCGGTTTTGCCGTTAGATGCTCAAACAATTATTAAGGATTTGGAAGATTTCTtatacaagacggaatgtgccactAAGCGCCGAAAGGTTTTAAGAAAACTATTAGAAGTCTTCAAGACATATCAAAATGGTGTATTTCCTTTGGGCATTAAAACTATGCCACGATTTGAAGAGAAATCTGAAAAGCCATTGATAAAAGATAAAATAAGACAGCtggaaaatttggaaaatgaaCTCTATGGTGTTGATAGAAAACTTAAACAATTGACAAAACGTAAGAGGAGGAAACTTTTAAAATCGATTAACTACGACGATATTGATGAGAGTAATTACGAGCAAAAGTTGGAAAAGGCTTTGCCGAAAGACTATTTGGTGGAACGtagaaaaaaatctcaaaaggCTTTCATGGCGGCATGGCTCGAAGAAGAGTTGGATGAAGAAGACCTTAGGCCAATGGAAACAGTTAATCTAGAAAATGGCATTGGAAAAGAAAACAATGTGACAAATGAAAGACAAAAGAAACCtaaaaaacaaaagttgttAAAACAAAACTCTGAAGAAAAAGATGAACcgcaaaagaaacaaaaaaagttggaaaagtCTTCGGATCAGATTACCAGCAACGAATTAAACtcaagtaaaaaatttaaaaagggcAATTCTTCTACAGACATTCTAAACGAAAAACCAGAATCACCCGATAAAAACTCATCGACAGTTACGGAAACACTGCAGAGAAGTTCAAGTACCGCTGAAGCCCTGGACATTTCGAAATCAAAACCAAAAGAgacaaaagttttgaaaatttccgATGCTAACGAACTGTTGACACCAAAATCTAAACCTAAAGAgacaaaagttttaaaaatttccgaTCCTGGCGAAGAATTGACTCCAAAAACTAGCAAGAAACTCACGAAAACAATAACATCAACGCCCCTCAATGAATGGGATGAACCTTTGGCCGAGGGTGAAATTGAATACTTTTTGCCTTCGCGAAAGCTTCAATTGAAGAAAGCCAATGCTGACTTGGTTCCCAATCCATTGGCCAAAAACCGTCTTGCAGCCAATCCATCTACACCTGTGAACTCTAAGAAAATGTCCTTGTCAACAGCTAATACCCCCAACACTCCAGGCAGTTCAAAGCGTGTTAAAATCGCATTAAAACACAATACTTCACAAAACCCCGCTGAATACATACAGCAAATAAAAAGCTCTCCAAATATTCCTTTTGATGCCAAGAAAAAACCGGGTAAAGGTCTGCTAAAACCAAATGCAATGCCCAGCCCAATCAATCCTttttacaagaaaaaaattggCTTAAAATTGCTAAATGATACGATATGA
- the LOC106089886 gene encoding protein stunted-like gives MTNAWRAAGLTYIQYSNICARVVRQALKADLRADAAKRSESHVKFTPWANGKPAPRTQGAAE, from the exons ATGACTAACGCCTGGAGAGCCGCTGGACTTAC CTACATTCAATACTCCAACATCTGCGCCCGTGTAGTGCGTCAAGCCTTGAAGGCTGATTTGCGTGCCGATGCTGCCAAACGTAGCGAGAGCCATGTCAAATTTACTCCTTGGGCTAATGGAAAACCTGCAC CTCGTACCCAAGGCGCTGCCGAATAA
- the LOC106089884 gene encoding peptidoglycan recognition protein, whose product MVDIPKNEVQRNVLSRTDSIESSDSESDSYGEEEPYKNIRDLSISEVNEENIDSSVEQLLRNIPSTSFGDVNINNSSNVVLGNIIKIKGDLIINTNHKECNNDHNKKKENERNEVIHMKQQVNLNKPESETVEHFITRSRWGAMDPAEDYTYTEEPMDVVIIAHTATNSSTETLANMVIVRDIQAFHIGEQDWSDIGYNFLIGCDGKIYEGRGWGVVGAHTYGYNKISICIAFIGCFLSKLPTPAALNACKTLLNMGIAEGHLTSNFKLMGHLQCINTQSPGRKLYKEIQTWEHFYLKEQTQT is encoded by the exons ATGGTAGATATTCCTAAAAATGAAGTTCAAAGGAATGTGCTTAGCCGAACGGATTCCATTGAGTCAAGTGACTCAGAGTCTG ACAGCTATGGTGAAGAGGAGCCATACAAAAACATAAGGGATTTAAGCATAAGTGAAGTGAATGAAGAAAACATAGATTCTTCAGTTGAACAATTGCTTAGAAATATTCCTTCCACTTCCTTCGGCGATGTAAATATTAATAACTCTTCAAATGTGGTTTTgggaaatattattaaaattaaaggAGATTTGATAATAAACACAAACCACAAAGAATGTAACAACGATCACAATAAGAAGAAAGAAAACGAACGAAATGAGGTCATACATATGAAACAACAAGTAAATTTGAATAAACCAG aatCCGAAACTGTTGAACATTTTATTACGCGATCCCGATGGGGTGCTATGGATCCAGCTGAAGATTACACTTACACAGAGGAGCCTATGGACGTTGTTATAATTG CACACACAGCTACAAACAGTTCGACTGAGACTTTAGCAAACATGGTTATCGTACGCGATATTCAG GCTTTCCACATTGGAGAACAAGATTGGAGTGATATTGGATATAACTTTTTAATTGGATGCGATGGAAAAATCTACGAAGGTCGAGGTTGGGGAGTTGTTGGAGCCCACACTTatggttataataaaatatcaatttgcattgcatttattGGTTGTTTTTTAAGTAAGCTTCCCACTCCCGCTGCACTGAATGCCTGCAAAACATTATTGAACAT GGGCATTGCTGAGGGACATTTAACTTCCAATTTTAAATTGATGGGTCATCTGCAGTGTATTAACACCCAAAGTCCAGGACGAAAACTATATAAAGAAATTCAAACATGGGAACATTTTTATCTCAAAGAACAGACTCAAACATAA
- the LOC106089891 gene encoding mRNA cap guanine-N7 methyltransferase — MSCDGKEGGFPGSRLEDSSSSDDGAEDVPESMDHQQQAPECPYPSTQHDDDSWRDDDEVEPRNPPADGNMRVVASHYNELKESGRIERLKSRIFHMRNFNNWIKSQLISEYLTLIKHSQRMGDPMRVLDMCCGKGGDLLKWEKALITHLICTDIAEVSVEQCKKRYEDILRRAVKSKFAHKFSAEFFACDSTLVRLRERFKDPSLKLNLVSCQFAFHYSFESLTQADCMVRNAAECLQPGGYFIATIPDAYEIMKRLRLSENGRSFGNDVYNIEFCSDTDPPPFFGAKYQFHLEGVVDCPEFLVHFPTLVKLCRKYGLKLERKTTFADYYKENKESGRNLLQRMNGLETVNPNRIGNDEQYEHIRRYIKGNTSRSYGSLSKSEWEATTLYLVCAFRKCKNTWDAQGKPVFEFD, encoded by the exons ATGAGTTGTGACGGCAAAGAAGGGGGATTCCCAGGCTCACGTCTGGAAGATAGCAGCAGTAGTGATGATGGTGCAGAAGATGTGCCTGAATCAATGGACCATCAACAACAGGCACCAGAATGCCCCTATCCTAGCACCCAACATGATGATGACTCTTGGAGAGATGATGACGAGGTGGAACCTCGAAATCCCCCAGCTGATGGCAACATGCGAGTTGTCGCTTCACATTACAATGAACTGAAAGAGTCTGGTAGAATAGAAAGATTGAAATCACGTATTTTTCATATGCGCAACTTTAATAATTGGATCAAATCACAACTAATATCAGAATATCTGACACTTATCAAACATTCCCAACGCATGGGTGATCCTATGCGTGTATTGGATATGTGTTGCGGCAAAGGCGGTGATCTTTTGAAATGGGAAAAGGCTTTAATAACACATTTAATCTGCACTGATATTGCAGAGGTTTCTGTGGAGCAGTGCAAAAAGCGCTATGAAGACATTTTAAGAAGAGCtgtaaaatcgaaatttgccCACAAATTCTCCGCGGAATTTTTCGCTTGTGATTCTACGCTTGTTCGTTTGAGGGAACGATTTAAGGATCCCTCACTGAAATTGAACTTAGTTTCTTGCCAGTTCGCTTTTCACTATTCTTTTGAGTCACTCACACAAGCCGATTGTATGGTGCGTAATGCCGCAGAATGTTTGCAGCCGGGTGGATACTTCATTGCCACCATTCCTGATGCATACGAAATAATGAAACGTTTAAGATTGTCCGAAAATGGTCGTAGCTTTGGCAATGATGTTTACAATATAGAATTTTGTTCAGATACCGATCCCCCACCATTTTTTGgggcaaaatatcaatttcattTGGAGGGAGTTGTAGATTGCCCAGAATTTTTGGTACATTTCCCAACGCTGGTAAAACTTTGTCGCAAATATGGCTTGAAATTAGAGCGGAAAACGACATTCGCTGATTActacaaagaaaataaagaatCCG GTCGCAATCTTTTACAACGAATGAATGGTTTGGAGACTGTGAATCCCAATCGCATTGGTAACGATGAACAATACGAGCATATCAGGCGCTATATAAAGGGGAATACAAGCAGGTCATATGGATCACTATCAAAGAGCGAATGGGAAGCAACTA CTCTATATCTTGTGTGCGCCTTTCGAAAGTGTAAAAATACTTGGGATGCTCAAGGAAAACCAGTGTTCGAGTTTGACTGA